The window AAACccaaaatagaaaaaatttgaacattttgacatTGTGGATGTTGCATATCATTAGACTGCGAAAGAAAGAAACTCTTCAGTGTTGTTTTCCGTCGATTTTGAGCCTcaataccttgacggtgtaGAGGATGATAAATTGTGTCTTTTTTGATTTGACATGATGCAGATTAGTAAGTGAGTGAGTTTTAATTATCGTAATACTTTCAATAGACATATTAGTTTTAAACGTCATACTATTTTCACAACTATTTCTAAATTACACGCATCTTTGAAATGAAACCAGATACTCTCGACAATTATTAGTTCGGGAACTCAAACCCAGatgagtttttttctaaaatcaaATACTTTACCAATAAATTATCAAACCACTGGCAAATATGTAGTTATTAGTTATGGCTATTTGTTAGTCatttaaatcaaaagttaaatgATTAAAACAATAAGCAAAAGACAAAAACTTTAATATCAACGAGAAGTTgtataaaacaaatacaaatagacgttatatatcttgaaaatacattttcaaattaatatataatgttaatAGTCTAATTGTTAATACAATTAATGGCCTGAATGTTAACGCAAAAGTGCAAAACTGTGCCAGCAATTTCTAACTTTATATGTCTATTGATGTTAGAagattgttttcttttaaatgtaTTGGATTCAAGTcttacttcaaaaaaaaaaattcctcaacaaatgatttctatagtatcttctatactatCCGTAACAAggcattttttttcaattttttttgatCTGGAACgctatgtaaaaaaaaatggggAGGGCGTGTAACAATGGACGCTCCatctgaagaagaaaaagagctGTTAGCTCACTACCCCacacccaaaaaaaaaagaagtcaaacataaaagaaaaaaaaggaaataatagGAAAAATAAAGAAGGAGCTTCCATTTTTTAAGGTCTTGCTCCAATTAGATAAGAGGGAAGCCTCATAATGACTAAAATATCAAATGGCATGAGATAcctttataaacaagaaatagGGGAAGTCTTACCTCTCCTAGTCTTAAGGGTAGCCACGAGCATAACAAATAGAGTGTGGGTTCTAGGTCCACTAATTCTCGTTTTGAATGTCATTGTGAATTACTCGTATTTAACAACTACTTGAcgttaaaacaaaaataaaagtataaattactAAAAGTAACGCCATGTCAATATAAAGTTTATAACACCAACCTTTAGCatttattaaacataaactTTCACTAGTGTACTACGACTTTAACATGGCATATGCACTCAGATGTAATCATTCAGGTAGGCATGTACACGAGTCAAAACACGACACAATCATGCAAACCCATGACCCCGTAAAGCAATAAAATCGAACTTGTAACCCGGCCTATTACCGCTTTGGGCGGGTCTATTCGGGTCGGGTGAGGGCGGGTTCGGCTCAGTTTTCGGGTTTAAGGAACATTTGTTCTTCATTGTCAAAAACCGGCCCGATTTGACCCAAGGAGAAGCAAAATAAAAAGCGGGTCGAGTTCAGAAGTGTTTGCGACCCGGTTTTCAGGTCATATGCTCATACGGTAATATCTAGATGAGAGACTTGTTGCGCACTTTCCCTATACCACAAAAACAAATTAGTTTTACTATTATTTTGTTAGGAgatttaaattatgaaatgaagaAAGTTTggattaacaaaataaaatcaaagGAAGGTAACCCGTTTATAAAATACATAGCTACACCTCAAACCTCACACGTTGGTATACAATAAAAATCTCTAAAGGATCACAACCCCGTTTTGTCAGAACTCAGACGAGGGCAAGAATAATTCAATATTTCTCCTGCTAATCCGTCTCCCGTCTCTTTAGCGTATgtgaaaataattttaaaaatgagaaaagtAGAAAACTAACAAAATTGCAAACCAACTATAATGCCATGTGCTTTTTCAACATAACAAAATAGaactattaactattaattgaCTAAAAAAAACTTGCTAATAATCAAAGATAACTGTGAAAACTGGCGtcaaatcaaaattaattttgataccATGTTCAAACTTTCCATCACAAAAATTACCAATTGAAATGATTGAGTGAATTATCTTTCAACGCTATAAAGAAATTTCCAGCTGAAGAGAGTGTTAACCGACACAATATAAATCTTGTGCATCAGTGACTACATTTACTTGGGTAGGATAAGTTATTTCTTAAAACCACAAAGATCCTGAAAGGGTCACAGAGGTTGATTGAACCCTGGTTCATAGGTTCAGACCAGCCAAAATGTAAACAAACTCTGCACAACCATATCAACTTAATAATCATGTTGCAGTTTACCAGAAAATGCAGATCCATTCTTTTGTTTTGTCTTCTTTCTTGCAATGATTCAGTCATACAATCCCTCTTCTTCCCAAACGTCTACTAGAAAATTCACCATTTCCTGCAAGGTTTTGATGTCGAAAAGTGTAACTTAGCAATAAGTATCTTGACAATTACTCCCCAGTTCCCAGAAACAAAGAGGCCATGTCCGATTTAATACAGAAGAAACATAGCCAATTTTACCACTAATATTCTTTTAGAATGAATGAATGTGCTTTTGAGTTGTTGTACTTGGTTTCTTATGCGAACCGCTTGATTATGTAAAAAGTGCAAACCCATAAGAGGTGGCAAAAAGTGTGCCAACGCGCTTTTTGTCCAAGTAATCAGTATATACCAGTAAACTCAAGTATCATACAGTAGACATTTTTCATACAGAACTTGTGTGGTAAATATGATTGAATTACTATAATAGTGATATATTATAGGTTGTACGcatttacaattacaatacaCTTGAGACAAAATTCGACCTGTTTGATACTTTGATCCATCAGAACTGTTTTCTTTTTAGCTTAAGCTTTGGTTATACACACTTGACCTATTAGAGATTATAGATAAATCGAATCGAGTCATACTGAAATATAGACTGGTCGATGTTGTTACTACTAAAACAAACACAATAGTttgcaacaaaaacaaaaaacagatCTTGGACTAGTCAGGTAAATGCAAATGCAAAATAGCACGCTTTCTACACTTTTGAGGGAATAACTCGTTTacagaaataaaaaaaaggatttttcAGTCTAAGTTCAGTTCATAGAAAGTTGTTGGGAATCGAGTTTAAGTTTAAAGCTAGAAGAATAACTTATTAAGTTTTTCAAAGTCAAAATGCGGTTTTTGCCCAAGGCGTGGGATATACAACAAAGGAGAAAGACTTACCTGAAGAGGGATTGGCCGCGCAAAGGGCTTGTTGCTCCCAAGCAGATTATCATATGTTGCATTCCAACTACACAAATATATAATCGCAACATGCAACTAAAATTACACTCTAATGATTTTGTCATCAATACGACTTATGTATTTGCCAATCTGACAAGTTGATTCAATCATTTAGTTTAAACACCATGATGCCAAGGCAACTGACAGACTAACACCCGATTATAAAATTCATTTCATGGTGTAAAAATCGACAtatgataataattaaattCAAAGCCAAACTGAATGATAAAATCCATAATAGAACTGATCAACGAACTTCTAAAACATGAAATGGCTTGGTTGCTAAGTTAGTTACAGatttataacaaataaataGCTTTCAAATCAACGGAAGGAATTATTTAGTAGGCTAATGGAGCGATGGATTCAATAACTAGATTATGAATAACATAAGTATAGCTTCACAATTCGATTTAGTTCTTCATGTATACATTATTATGGATTCCATAATGGAGTGTTTTTAGGTATATTTAAGCATCAACAATTAGTAAGTACTAACCTTATAGCAGGTTCTCGAGCTTTTTTATTGTGACTGGATCCCTTTTCTCCTATCCATTGTTGCCTTGTCTGATTCCAAAGAAGAAGGCCTTCAGTAACAACAAATTCCAGGTGTGCCAAATGGCAAGTTAGATGAGTTGGTACTTGGTAATTTCTATACtatgatattaaaataataatctaaGCTTCTTATTTTCATAAAATGATTTAACAGGTTCAGAACATTCAAACCATTTGACCAACTTGACCCATTTCACTCATTTCCATTTCAACTAACATTTCTAGCTTCACATCATATTTGACATTTTGAAACATTAGAGGTAAAAGATAACCCAACTCAAGTCATTTGCAATTGGCCAGAATTTCCGCtcctaataaaaataaaacctattcaaaatacAATTTGTCCACCAACGGTAATGATTGGTTAAACTAGTTGCCCTCCTATGCTAAGAGGACAGCTTTATGTAAAAAACTTAGATGGCCGATTGGCCGTATTAGCATAACTACTCCTGTTGATTTCAACctcaaattatttatatataaaaaaaaaaagatgacatACCACGATTTACAAATTCAGGAGGATTGCTTCCTGAACTAAAATGGCCATCAAGGTTTGGGTTCGACATGCTAACCGATGAAGCACTTAATTGTGACTGAGCTGCACTATTATCCATCTCGTATGTTCCACTGCTCCAAAAGTCTTGTACCACACTACCTTTATTTGTGGCTGAGTCTTTTTTAAGATTTCCAGTTGGTTTTTTATGATCAGTCATAAATGGGACCTTAGGACATCCAAGACAACCTCTGCTCTGTT is drawn from Erigeron canadensis isolate Cc75 chromosome 9, C_canadensis_v1, whole genome shotgun sequence and contains these coding sequences:
- the LOC122582568 gene encoding uncharacterized protein LOC122582568: MTDHKKPTGNLKKDSATNKGSVVQDFWSSGTYEMDNSAAQSQLSASSVSMSNPNLDGHFSSGSNPPEFVNRGLLLWNQTRQQWIGEKGSSHNKKAREPAISWNATYDNLLGSNKPFARPIPLQEMVNFLVDVWEEEGLYD